The segment CGCGTGCTCGCTGGCCTTCATCCTCAGACACTGGCGCCGCTTTACTTGAGGTGGCGTCGGTCGAGCCTGGATAGCTTACAGCTACTGCTCCTCTACGGTCGCTGCCGCCGACTCTCCCGGGGGTTGTGCCTCCTCAACCCGGGCTGCTCCCAAGCCCAGAAACGCCCGCACCTCCCTCGCAACAGCCTCCCTGATCTCAGGGTTCTCCTGCAGGAATAGCTTTGCATTTTCCCGGCCCTGTCCCAGACGCATATCGCCATGGGAGTACCAGGCTCCACTCTTCTGAATGATGTCAGCCTGCAGGCCAATATCCAGCAGATCACCCTCAAAGGAGATACCGGTACCGTACATGAGATCGAACTCGGCAGCCTTGAAAGGTGGAGCCACCTTATTCTTTACCACTTTCACCCTGGTACGGTTGCCGATGAGGGTATCGCCTTCTTTGATAGCGGCGATGCGCCGGATATCCAGCCGCAGGGAGGTGTAAAACTTCAGCGCCCGGCCACCAGGGGTGACTTCAGGATTGCCGTACACCACGCCGACCTTCTCGCGGATCTGATTGATAAATACCACCGCCGTGTGGGATTTGGAGACCGTGCCGGTGAGCTTGCGCAGTGCCTGGGACATAAGCCGTGCCTGCAGACCCACGTGGCTGTCGCCCATCTCGCCGTCCAGCTCCGCCTTGGGAACCAGGGCGGCCACCGAATCGATCACAATCACATCAATGGCCCGGCTGCGTACCAGGGCTTCGGTGATCTCCAGGGCTTGTTCGCCGGTATCAGGCTGGGAAACCAGTAAGTTGGCCGTATCCACCCCCAGGTTCTGGGCGTAGCCGGGATCCATCGCGTGCTCCACATCAATAAAGGCGGCATAGCCCCCAGTCTTCTGGGCCTCGGCAATGATATGCAGGGCCAGGGTGGTCTTTCCGGAGGCCTCAGGACCGAAGATCTCGGTAACCCTGCCCCGGGGGATACCCCCCACACCTGTGGCCACATCCAACAACAGGGAACCCGTTGGAATAACGTTGATCTTTTCCAAGGCCTTGTCTCCCAGGCGCATCAGGGATCCCTTGCCGAACTGGCGGTCTATGTAAGTGATCGTAGACTCGATGGCCTGGATTCTTTGCTTCTGTTCGGTCATGACCTCTCCTAATCAGTTGACTTTAGCGGGAACGTTGCTAAGGGAGTATAAATAATCCCTTTGTCCCCCAGTCGACTCTCGTACAAATGTAAAGCTTTTAAGGGACAATCCACAGATTCATACTCGGCATGGAGAAATTTACTGACATCAGGGGTGATTTTCTGCGGATAACGTACGCGCCCCAAAGTAACATGGGGAATATATTCCCGTTCCTCTCTGGGGAAGCCCATCGGTCCCACCACTTCATGGATAGCCGTCTCCAGGGCCTGGAGCCGCTCGATATCACCCGTGACTCCCAGCCAGAGAACCCGCGGCCGGGTCGGGGTTGGAAATACTCCCGTACCCCCCACGCTCACCCGCAAGTCCGGAAAATCCGCCAGTTTCTCCCGCATGCCCTCCGCTATCTCCTCTACAGCCGTTCGCGGTGTGGCACCCAGGAACCTTATTGTCAGGTGAAT is part of the Candidatus Neomarinimicrobiota bacterium genome and harbors:
- the recA gene encoding recombinase RecA, which gives rise to MTEQKQRIQAIESTITYIDRQFGKGSLMRLGDKALEKINVIPTGSLLLDVATGVGGIPRGRVTEIFGPEASGKTTLALHIIAEAQKTGGYAAFIDVEHAMDPGYAQNLGVDTANLLVSQPDTGEQALEITEALVRSRAIDVIVIDSVAALVPKAELDGEMGDSHVGLQARLMSQALRKLTGTVSKSHTAVVFINQIREKVGVVYGNPEVTPGGRALKFYTSLRLDIRRIAAIKEGDTLIGNRTRVKVVKNKVAPPFKAAEFDLMYGTGISFEGDLLDIGLQADIIQKSGAWYSHGDMRLGQGRENAKLFLQENPEIREAVAREVRAFLGLGAARVEEAQPPGESAAATVEEQ
- the thpR gene encoding RNA 2',3'-cyclic phosphodiesterase is translated as MAEEVVRTFFGFELPPEVAQRAMELHTLVDDPKRAVRWVKGPNIHLTIRFLGATPRTAVEEIAEGMREKLADFPDLRVSVGGTGVFPTPTRPRVLWLGVTGDIERLQALETAIHEVVGPMGFPREEREYIPHVTLGRVRYPQKITPDVSKFLHAEYESVDCPLKALHLYESRLGDKGIIYTPLATFPLKSTD